Proteins co-encoded in one Cytophaga hutchinsonii ATCC 33406 genomic window:
- a CDS encoding pentapeptide repeat-containing protein has product MSHSGEHIVHQQKTFTNVNYSGKVLRDREFISCTFIGCDFSKSDLRDNDFEGCHFNQCNFSMSIIEGTGFRDAAFTGCKIQGVDFTRCNRFMFSFTFKDSHIDYCTFFGTKLRKTNFLNCTLKETDFSEADLTSAVFENCDLSETRFLNTILEKTDFRTAQHFSIDPDSNKMKKAKFHAMNLAGLLSKHQLDIEYSG; this is encoded by the coding sequence ATGAGCCATTCCGGAGAACACATCGTACATCAGCAAAAAACATTTACCAACGTCAACTATTCCGGTAAGGTACTACGCGATAGGGAATTTATCTCGTGCACGTTTATTGGCTGTGACTTCAGTAAAAGTGATTTACGTGATAACGATTTTGAAGGATGTCATTTCAATCAATGTAATTTTTCAATGTCCATTATTGAAGGTACCGGTTTCAGAGATGCTGCGTTTACAGGATGTAAAATTCAGGGTGTTGATTTCACGCGCTGCAACCGGTTTATGTTTTCTTTTACCTTTAAGGATAGCCACATTGATTACTGCACATTTTTTGGAACAAAATTACGGAAGACAAACTTTCTGAATTGTACGTTAAAAGAAACAGACTTTTCTGAAGCAGACTTAACATCTGCCGTATTTGAAAATTGTGATCTTTCAGAAACACGTTTTTTAAATACCATCCTTGAAAAAACAGATTTCAGAACGGCTCAACATTTTTCGATTGACCCGGATTCCAATAAAATGAAAAAAGCAAAGTTCCATGCGATGAACCTTGCCGGCCTCCTATCAAAGCATCAACTGGATATCGAATACAGCGGTTAG
- the yidC gene encoding membrane protein insertase YidC, with the protein MDKNQIIGISLISVLMLGYFGFMSTQTPETPVTTPPAITQPVQSDTVLLKSAATDTALKAQNQREYGDFAAAMVGEAKEYKLENKDVVVTLSTKGGTIKSVLLKNYFTWDKKQLFLFKQENNQLSLILNTNKKPVDLYSLYYAGVESKAGDKQVVTFKTDAGNGKTIEHTYTLGAAGFTVDYNLKAAGFGGELPNLPLTLDWREQVERIEYDSEQARVKSTVNYMAAEDGFDYLSEASKDRETETLSNVYWVSLKQKFFNSGFYIREGGTIPSATVTAYPMYSTLPNAPVNSEKFIKALEAQVQLPLEAVISGKAAYAFYFGPNDFKICKAVPAENYQKNVNLGWPLVSWINRFVVIPVFDGLKGVFSSFGLIIVILVLLIKLVLLPLSYKSFVSMAKMKALKPELDELKAKHGDDQQAIQMEQMQVYKQFGINPLSGCIPVLLQMPILLAMFNFFPNAIDLRGESLWWATDLSSYDEFAKLPFTIPFYGSHVSMFTLLMTISTLAYTWVNNQVSTVTGPMKYMSYAMPVVFLFVLNSFPAGLSFYYFVSNLVTIAQQLIIRRFVDEGQLRLQLEAKRDKNLSGDTTGGAPKKNRFMARMEEAMKQREQEQQFKKNIKKK; encoded by the coding sequence ATGGATAAGAATCAAATTATCGGTATTTCCTTAATTTCAGTATTGATGTTGGGCTACTTCGGCTTTATGTCAACACAAACGCCGGAAACACCCGTTACTACACCTCCTGCAATTACACAACCTGTTCAATCAGATACCGTACTTTTAAAATCTGCTGCAACAGATACAGCACTTAAAGCTCAAAACCAGCGTGAATACGGTGACTTTGCTGCTGCAATGGTTGGTGAAGCAAAAGAATATAAACTGGAAAACAAAGATGTTGTTGTTACGCTTTCTACAAAAGGCGGTACAATTAAATCAGTACTTCTTAAAAATTATTTTACCTGGGATAAAAAACAATTGTTCCTATTCAAACAGGAAAACAATCAGTTATCTCTTATCCTCAACACAAACAAAAAACCGGTAGATCTATACTCGCTGTACTATGCAGGTGTTGAAAGCAAAGCAGGCGATAAGCAGGTAGTAACGTTCAAAACAGATGCAGGCAACGGTAAAACAATTGAGCACACGTATACCTTAGGTGCAGCAGGTTTTACGGTAGATTATAATCTGAAAGCAGCCGGTTTTGGCGGAGAGCTTCCAAACCTCCCGTTAACACTTGACTGGAGGGAGCAGGTTGAACGTATTGAATACGATTCAGAACAGGCGCGTGTTAAATCAACGGTTAACTATATGGCTGCCGAAGATGGTTTCGACTATTTATCTGAAGCTTCTAAAGACAGAGAAACAGAAACACTTTCCAATGTATATTGGGTTTCATTAAAACAAAAATTCTTTAACAGTGGTTTTTATATTCGTGAAGGCGGTACCATTCCTTCTGCTACCGTTACTGCATATCCGATGTACAGCACATTACCCAATGCGCCTGTTAACTCAGAAAAATTCATCAAAGCACTGGAAGCTCAGGTACAATTACCTTTAGAGGCTGTGATCAGCGGTAAAGCTGCGTATGCGTTTTACTTCGGACCAAACGATTTCAAAATATGTAAAGCTGTACCGGCTGAAAATTATCAGAAAAACGTAAACCTTGGCTGGCCGCTTGTCAGCTGGATCAACCGTTTTGTGGTAATCCCGGTATTTGATGGTTTAAAAGGCGTGTTCAGCAGTTTCGGTTTAATCATCGTAATTCTGGTATTGCTTATCAAACTTGTATTGCTTCCATTATCGTATAAGTCATTTGTTTCAATGGCTAAAATGAAGGCATTGAAACCGGAGCTGGACGAATTAAAAGCAAAGCACGGCGATGATCAGCAAGCAATCCAGATGGAGCAGATGCAGGTTTACAAGCAATTCGGTATTAACCCGTTAAGCGGCTGTATTCCGGTATTGTTACAAATGCCGATCTTACTTGCTATGTTCAACTTTTTCCCGAACGCAATCGACTTACGTGGGGAATCCTTGTGGTGGGCAACCGATCTTTCCAGCTACGATGAGTTTGCAAAACTACCATTCACCATTCCGTTTTATGGTTCACACGTAAGCATGTTTACATTATTGATGACCATCTCTACCCTTGCGTATACCTGGGTAAACAATCAGGTAAGCACCGTAACAGGACCGATGAAATACATGTCGTATGCCATGCCGGTTGTATTCTTATTTGTATTAAACTCCTTCCCTGCAGGTTTAAGTTTCTACTATTTTGTTTCAAACTTAGTAACCATTGCACAGCAATTAATTATCCGTCGTTTTGTAGACGAAGGTCAATTACGTTTGCAGCTGGAAGCAAAAAGGGATAAAAACTTAAGCGGCGATACAACAGGCGGCGCTCCTAAAAAGAACCGTTTCATGGCACGTATGGAAGAAGCAATGAAACAAAGAGAGCAGGAACAACAGTTTAAGAAAAATATCAAGAAAAAATAA